The following proteins come from a genomic window of Gynuella sunshinyii YC6258:
- a CDS encoding cell division protein ZapA — protein sequence MKPAAKLISVTILDREYNVACPDGQEHELQKAASFLDKKMQEIKSSGKVFGMERIAVMAALNLTHELLHQDEMDNSESLEIEKITEKIDQALGAGRQLEL from the coding sequence ATGAAGCCTGCCGCCAAGCTTATTTCTGTAACGATTTTGGATCGAGAATATAATGTTGCCTGCCCTGATGGGCAGGAGCACGAGCTACAAAAGGCCGCCAGCTTTCTGGATAAGAAAATGCAGGAGATCAAATCCAGCGGCAAGGTGTTCGGAATGGAGCGTATTGCCGTGATGGCTGCCTTGAACCTGACGCACGAGTTGCTGCATCAGGATGAAATGGACAACAGCGAATCATTGGAAATTGAAAAAATAACCGAAAAAATCGATCAGGCACTGGGAGCGGGCCGCCAGCTGGAACTTTGA
- a CDS encoding aminopeptidase P N-terminal domain-containing protein: MSRVAKAEFRRRRQRLMAGMADHSIAIIPSASLTVRNRDIHYPFRQDSDFYYLTGFEEPDSWLVLCPGREQGTELIFCLERNPEWEEWHGPLAGPERVVSLLGVDDAFPSADLDEILPGLIEGRSRVYTIIGANPRLDHMLMEWTRTIRQKQSIGALPPEDFSDLRHLLHEQRLVKSAAEISLLRKAADISVAAHKRMLKCVRPGVFEYQLQAELEYEFMRSGAQRVAYPPIVASGANACILHYSRNDKKLGKDGLLMVDAGCEYQYYAMDISRTYPINGHFSAEQRQLYELVLAAQNAAISVIRPGVAFDLPHQMATKIMTEGLLAMGWITGSYEAAMAQNLAQPFFKYRTSHWLGLDAHDVGDYRIGGQWRILEPGMVLTVEPGIYIQVDNDRVSPALRGTGIRIEDTVLVTRDGHDVLSGQLPKTVEDIENLMAGRQWSLL, encoded by the coding sequence GTGAGCAGAGTTGCCAAGGCTGAGTTCCGACGTCGCAGACAGCGTCTGATGGCGGGGATGGCGGATCATTCCATTGCCATTATTCCATCTGCCAGTTTGACGGTCCGTAACCGCGACATTCATTATCCGTTTCGACAGGACAGCGACTTCTATTATCTGACCGGCTTTGAAGAGCCGGACAGTTGGCTGGTGTTGTGTCCCGGCCGGGAGCAGGGTACTGAGCTGATATTTTGTCTGGAACGTAATCCCGAATGGGAGGAATGGCATGGGCCGCTGGCTGGCCCGGAGCGAGTGGTCAGTCTGTTGGGCGTGGACGATGCTTTCCCCAGTGCCGATCTGGACGAAATTCTTCCGGGTCTGATTGAGGGTCGCAGCCGCGTTTATACCATTATCGGTGCCAATCCCCGCCTGGATCACATGCTGATGGAATGGACCCGGACGATTCGGCAGAAACAGAGTATCGGAGCATTACCGCCTGAAGATTTTTCCGATCTTAGACATTTACTCCACGAGCAGAGGCTGGTGAAATCAGCCGCCGAAATCAGCTTGTTGCGTAAGGCTGCTGATATTTCTGTGGCAGCTCACAAACGCATGTTGAAGTGTGTTCGCCCTGGGGTGTTTGAATACCAACTACAGGCTGAGTTGGAATATGAGTTTATGCGCTCCGGTGCGCAGCGGGTCGCATATCCTCCTATCGTGGCTTCCGGTGCCAATGCCTGCATACTGCACTACAGTCGAAATGATAAAAAACTGGGCAAAGATGGATTGCTGATGGTGGATGCTGGATGTGAATACCAGTATTACGCCATGGATATTTCCCGAACCTATCCGATCAATGGGCATTTCAGTGCTGAACAGCGACAGCTGTATGAACTGGTACTGGCGGCTCAGAACGCAGCAATTTCGGTGATTCGTCCCGGCGTGGCGTTTGATCTTCCTCATCAGATGGCGACAAAGATTATGACAGAAGGGCTGTTGGCGATGGGGTGGATAACCGGCAGTTATGAAGCTGCAATGGCGCAAAATCTTGCCCAGCCATTTTTCAAATATCGCACCAGCCACTGGTTGGGTCTGGATGCTCATGATGTTGGCGATTATCGAATTGGTGGACAATGGCGGATACTGGAACCGGGTATGGTGTTGACGGTGGAACCTGGTATTTATATTCAGGTGGATAATGACCGGGTCAGCCCTGCGCTGCGCGGTACCGGAATACGGATCGAAGATACGGTTCTGGTTACCCGGGATGGTCATGACGTTTTAAGTGGGCAGTTGCCGAAAACCGTTGAGGATATTGAGAATCTGATGGCGGGACGGCAGTGGTCGTTACTATGA
- a CDS encoding TIGR02449 family protein yields the protein MSNTDLKTLASKVEELLEAYQSLEKENQLLRAERTHWHSERKRLIQQNELARQKVEAMIDRLKKMESE from the coding sequence ATGAGCAACACTGATCTGAAAACATTGGCCTCCAAAGTTGAAGAGCTGCTGGAAGCCTACCAAAGCCTGGAAAAAGAAAACCAATTACTACGCGCTGAACGTACGCATTGGCATTCCGAACGCAAACGTCTGATTCAGCAAAATGAACTTGCGAGACAAAAAGTGGAAGCCATGATCGACCGGCTTAAAAAAATGGAGTCTGAATAA
- a CDS encoding UPF0149 family protein: MSEQFDYERVLQLCTRLGARATPAMIHGTIAGHLCAGGRFMAEQFIAQALEVMETDQSADPETKAELIEFYDNMLAVLQDEQMLFRPVFVADGQEIPRRLSELASWCSAFISGLGLSGRDLSKMTPEAGEIISDLSEISLLQEQDADDSDEEDWMTVFEHVRLSALSLFLEFNELPKTEASDNTTH, from the coding sequence ATGTCTGAACAATTTGATTATGAAAGGGTGTTACAGCTGTGCACCCGGCTTGGGGCCAGGGCTACACCGGCAATGATTCATGGGACTATCGCCGGACACCTGTGTGCCGGAGGCCGGTTTATGGCTGAGCAGTTTATCGCCCAGGCACTTGAAGTGATGGAAACCGATCAGAGTGCTGATCCGGAAACCAAGGCAGAATTGATTGAGTTTTACGACAACATGCTGGCGGTTCTGCAGGATGAGCAGATGTTATTTCGGCCGGTTTTTGTGGCAGATGGTCAGGAAATCCCCAGACGGCTGTCTGAGTTGGCGTCCTGGTGTTCTGCCTTTATCAGTGGCTTGGGTCTCAGTGGGCGGGATTTGTCGAAGATGACTCCGGAGGCTGGAGAAATCATTTCGGATTTGTCGGAAATTTCGTTGCTGCAGGAACAGGATGCCGATGACAGTGATGAGGAAGACTGGATGACGGTATTCGAGCATGTGCGTCTGTCTGCCTTGAGCCTGTTTCTGGAGTTCAATGAATTACCGAAGACTGAGGCGTCAGATAATACAACCCATTAA